From the Sphingomonas brevis genome, the window GCGGCGTTGTTGCGCACGCCATCCCACATGGTTCCGCCGTCACGGACCAGATTATCCCAGCTGTAGCTGCCTGGCTCCGATTTCATCAGCCAATAGGCCATGGGTCGCAAATCTCCTCGGGAAATGCGTTAGCGAGGGAAATTGCGGCGGGGAAGCCGAGATAAATCCCCGAAATCTGTCAATTTGTTCAGAGTTCCGGTCATTCACCCCATGATGGGCTCGATTCACCGCCGACACGGTTGAGCCGCTGGTTGGTTCCATTATGTGCACTGCAACAAATTAACGAGCGGGCGGATCCACAGTGCTTCCACGAGAAGCAGGATCCCAGGGCAAGACGGACGTGCCCTCCGCGATCGCCAGTAGCGTAATGCGCTCGTATCGCGATCGATGGAGGCCGGCCGCCAGGATTAGAGTGAAAATTGAAGAAGTTTGTGCGTGCCGGCAGGTTGCCGGCCTTTGCTGCTGCCATGTTGTTGACGTTTGGCGGCTCAGGCCAGGCCCTTGCGCAGCAGGTCGGCAATCTGCCGCTTGTCCAGGCGGTGGTGAAGACCGCCAGTGCGGTGACTTCGCCGGAGACGGCTGCATCGACGCTTGCGCTGGGCTCCGATGCCGCTCTGGCCCAGCAGGCAGCGGTATTGCAGCGCGCCGGCTGGCCGCTCTACGCGCTCGTCGATCGGTTCGCCGCCGGCGCGCCGCTGACCGACGAAGCCAATTGCATTGCCGTCGCAGTCTATCACGAAGCGCGCGGCGAGAGCCTGGAAGGCCAAATGGCCGTTGCCAAGGTCATCATGAACCGCGCCGCTTCGGGCAAATATCCGACCAGCTGGTGCGGCGTGGTCAAGCAGCCGTGGCAATTCTCATTCGTTCGCCGGGGCCAGTTTCCGTCGGTCGATCAGTCATCGACGGCGTGGCATAAGGCCCTGGGCGTGACTCGCCTGGCAGTCGCCAACGCGGTCCAGAGCGTGCCGTCGGAGTGCCTTTGGTATCACGCCGATTATGTTGCGCCTTCGTGGGGCCGAAACCTGACCCGGGTCGAGAAGATCGGCGCACATATCTTCTATCGCGCTTAATATGGCCTAAATCCTTTCGGCCCGTCGCAGCGCTGAGTCCTTCTGGCGTTAACCCGGTCAACAAGGGATTCGCGAACCCGCTAGATTCACGCACCATCCCATTCAAGGATAAGGATTTATCCAAGGCGGGGAGGGCCTCTGGCCGTGCTGAATATCCTGATCGTCGAAGATGACGCCCAGCTGGCGACAACTTTGAAATATCTGGTGGAGGACAACCCCCGCTATCGGGTGGTTGCAACCACGGACGATTTGGACGGTGCAGTCGCCGCCGCCGCCAAACATTCTCCCGACCTGGCGCTGGTCGACCTTCGACTGGCCCATGGCACGACCGGCTTTTCGGTCGCGGTGAGGATGAGCGATTTCGACATTCCCTGTTTCTTCATCACCGGCAAGGCACCGGATTTTCCAATGCCCGACCTTGCACTCGGTTGCCTGATGAAGCCGTTTACCGCCGAAGACATTCACAGGAGCCTGGCCGCCGCCGAGGACCTGATGCGCGGGCGCGAAGCATTGCGGCCGAAAATGCCGGTCAACCTCACGCTGTATGACAAGGTGGAGGAGGATGGGGCCGAAACCCAGCCCGGTTACATCCCGTCGCGCCGATCCCTGAAGACCCGCCTTGAGCACTGGATTGCCGGTACCCAGCATTGAAATTCGACTTGCCCCCCGAACGCGGGGCAACGGTGGCCGGGAGAGACCGTCGGGGGATGGTCCCGCCCGGCCACTAGCTGGTTAGAACCGGCTCTCGCTGCCTTGGGGCGCTGATCCGGTCTTTCATCCTGCGGCTCCACGCTTCGACGCTGTGGTAAGACAAGAGGGCCATCAGATAGGACAGCAGCAGGGTCATCGTGACCGTTTCGAAAAAATCGAACCGGGAGCGCAAATAATGGGCAATCGGATAATGCCACAGGTAGAGCCCATAGGAGAGCTTGCCGATGTGGACGAGGAGGGGCGCTTCCAGCCACCTGGACTCCCGAACCGATGCAATCAGCATCACGGCGGCGATTTCCGTGGCGAGAATGGCGGGAGAATTCCATTCGCGCTGAGCATAAAGGCTGACGAACAGCAGGATCGCCAGACCAGCGAGGCCGACCCACCGGTTCGTCTTCCAGCCGATGAAATGGAGCAAGGCACCAACCAACAGCCCTGAGCTGTGCGTGTCGATGCGATAATAATGATCTTTCCAATCAGTGAACTGTCCACGCCAGGCAATCATCACAAGCAGGGCGAGCAGGATGAAGGGGACTGCTTTTCCCGAACGCATCAGGGGAACCAGCGCCAGCGGCCAAAGCAAATAGAATTGTTCTTCAACCGAGAGCGACCAGCTGTGAACGAGGTGGTCCGGCCCCATGCCGGCTGGGAGCGTGAAATCCGTGACGTAAAAGGCGGTGTACAGGGCATCCCGGAAATGCGGTTCTCCCGGCCACACGATCGGGGCGACAAGCAAATAGCCGGCGAGCATGAACAGCAGGGCTGGGGCCAATCGCAGGAAGCGGCGAAGATAGAAACGCGGTACGTCGATCGCGCCGGTGCTACGATATTCCTCAACCAGGATGGACGTGATCAGATAGCCCGACAGGACGAAGAACAGGTCGACGCCGACATATCCTCCGACCAAGACGTCGGGATTTGAATGGAACAGCATGACGACCAGGATCGCCACTGCCCGCAATCCGTCGAGACCCGGTGAATAGCGCAGCGGACACCCCCCTTCGGCGGCACTTGGGTATCAGCGCAACTCTGAAAGTTTATTAACGGCGGGCGATCAAAGCCGCATGACACCCTTGCGGGCTTCGCGCTGGCCATAGGTCTCCGCGGTGAGTTTGGCGCCGGCATCGAGCAACGCCTGGCGGCGCCCCTCGATAGATGCGGAAAGCTGGATCATTTCCAGCTTGTGGATCTTCTCGAACGCCGGGTGGGCGAGGACCCGCTCGACCAGTTGCGCCGTTCGCGGCCAGCGCGAGTGATCGGGCACAAATCCGGCGTAGGAGGCATTGCGGAAAAAGCTGGCGATAGAAATGTCGGCCAGTCCCATCTCGCCGAACACATAGCCTTTCTGGGGCAGCTCGTTCTCGAGATAATCGAGCGCGGCAGGGATGTCGGTGTTGAGCGACTTGTCGATGCGGGCCTGGTCACCCGGCTCGCCCCAGACGCGGGGATGGACCATTTTCGGGTAGAACAGCCCCCAGATGAAGACATCGCCAAGCCTGGTGTCAGCGAATTCTTCGAGCCAGCGGGCGCGGGCACGCTCCCTGGGATCCATCGGCATCAGCCGCGGGTCGGGATAGGCCTCGTCGAGATATTCGGCGATGACCGTGGAGTCAGTCAGCACCAGGTCCCCGTCGATCAGCACCGGGATCCTGCAAAGCGGGCTCAAGCGGCGGAATTCGTCATTGCCGAAAAAGGGCGTGATCGGATCGACCTCATAGTCGAGGCCTTTGAGCTCCATGCACACAAGTACCTTGCGGACATAGGGGCTGACGAAGCTGCCAATGATCTTCATGCGCGCCTGGATATCAACCGGCGGGGCCGCCGCGAAGCAAATTCGCTGAGCTTCGGAATGGATGCCCGACGAGGATTCGAACCTCGATTGACGGAGTCAGAGTCCGTAGTCTTACCATTAGACGATCGGGCAATCGTTGCGGGCGGCGAGATAGAAAGCACCGTCCCAACTGTCAACGCACACTAGCCCAAATTGCCCGAAAAGGCAGCCGGTTGCGCGCCAAGCTTCATTCAGGTTAAACTGAACCCAGGTCAGTCGCGCGGTATTCCCGCGCGGCCAAGGATAGAATGGGCATGTGACGATGGCGCAGCAGGTCGCCACTGGGCCGAGCCCCCGCATCGAGGGCGCGGCCGGCGGAAAACCGCCCTTCCGGAGGAGCCCACAGCGCGACATTTATGGCGCTCTCGACCTTGGAACCAATAATTGCCGACTGTTGATCGCCCGCCCGAGCGAAGGCGGTTTCACTGTGCTGGATGCATTCTCCCGCATTGTCCGCCTCGGCGAGGGACTGTCGACTAGCGGTAAGCTGACGCAGGGATCGATGGACCGGGCGGTCGAGGCATTGGCGGTATGCGCGGACAAGCTTCGCCGACGCCATGTGACGCTGGCGCGCTCAGTCGCGACGGAAGCGTTGCGGCGCGCAGTCAACGGCCGCGACTTCGCCGCACGGGTCAAGCGCGAGACTGGAATCGCGCTGGAGATCATCGCGCCGCAAGAAGAGGCCCGACTGGCGGTGCTTGGTTGCCACAAGCTGCTGGAGCCGGGTGACGGGCCGGCGCTGATCTTCGACATCGGTGGAGGATCGACCGAGCTGGTGCTGGTCGAGCCTGGCGAGCCTCACCCGCGAATCCGGGCCTGGTGGTCGGCGCCGTGGGGAGTGGTATCGCTGACCGAGAGCGAGGGGCGGGAAGCGATCGAGGGCAAGGACCGGGTCCAGGCCTATTCGCGGATGCGCGAACGCGTCCATCGCAGCTTTGCCCACTTCATCGAGATGCTGCCCGACAAGCTGGAGAATGTCCGCTTGCTGGGGACCAGCGGCACGGTGACCACGCTGGCCAGCGTCCACCTCGCGCTACCCTCCTATGACCGGCGCCTGATCGACGGATTGCATGTCCCGGTGGAAGATATGCGCAAGATTTCGTCGATGATCGCCGAGATGGACTTCAAGCAACGCAGCGGCCTGCCGTGCATTGGCACGGAACGGGCCGACATGGTCGTCGCGGGGTGCGCCATACTGGAGGCAATTCTCGATATCTGGC encodes:
- a CDS encoding cell wall hydrolase codes for the protein MKKFVRAGRLPAFAAAMLLTFGGSGQALAQQVGNLPLVQAVVKTASAVTSPETAASTLALGSDAALAQQAAVLQRAGWPLYALVDRFAAGAPLTDEANCIAVAVYHEARGESLEGQMAVAKVIMNRAASGKYPTSWCGVVKQPWQFSFVRRGQFPSVDQSSTAWHKALGVTRLAVANAVQSVPSECLWYHADYVAPSWGRNLTRVEKIGAHIFYRA
- a CDS encoding response regulator gives rise to the protein MLNILIVEDDAQLATTLKYLVEDNPRYRVVATTDDLDGAVAAAAKHSPDLALVDLRLAHGTTGFSVAVRMSDFDIPCFFITGKAPDFPMPDLALGCLMKPFTAEDIHRSLAAAEDLMRGREALRPKMPVNLTLYDKVEEDGAETQPGYIPSRRSLKTRLEHWIAGTQH
- a CDS encoding acyltransferase family protein, whose translation is MRAVAILVVMLFHSNPDVLVGGYVGVDLFFVLSGYLITSILVEEYRSTGAIDVPRFYLRRFLRLAPALLFMLAGYLLVAPIVWPGEPHFRDALYTAFYVTDFTLPAGMGPDHLVHSWSLSVEEQFYLLWPLALVPLMRSGKAVPFILLALLVMIAWRGQFTDWKDHYYRIDTHSSGLLVGALLHFIGWKTNRWVGLAGLAILLFVSLYAQREWNSPAILATEIAAVMLIASVRESRWLEAPLLVHIGKLSYGLYLWHYPIAHYLRSRFDFFETVTMTLLLSYLMALLSYHSVEAWSRRMKDRISAPRQREPVLTS
- a CDS encoding glutathione S-transferase family protein, which gives rise to MKIIGSFVSPYVRKVLVCMELKGLDYEVDPITPFFGNDEFRRLSPLCRIPVLIDGDLVLTDSTVIAEYLDEAYPDPRLMPMDPRERARARWLEEFADTRLGDVFIWGLFYPKMVHPRVWGEPGDQARIDKSLNTDIPAALDYLENELPQKGYVFGEMGLADISIASFFRNASYAGFVPDHSRWPRTAQLVERVLAHPAFEKIHKLEMIQLSASIEGRRQALLDAGAKLTAETYGQREARKGVMRL
- a CDS encoding Ppx/GppA phosphatase family protein, whose product is MAQQVATGPSPRIEGAAGGKPPFRRSPQRDIYGALDLGTNNCRLLIARPSEGGFTVLDAFSRIVRLGEGLSTSGKLTQGSMDRAVEALAVCADKLRRRHVTLARSVATEALRRAVNGRDFAARVKRETGIALEIIAPQEEARLAVLGCHKLLEPGDGPALIFDIGGGSTELVLVEPGEPHPRIRAWWSAPWGVVSLTESEGREAIEGKDRVQAYSRMRERVHRSFAHFIEMLPDKLENVRLLGTSGTVTTLASVHLALPSYDRRLIDGLHVPVEDMRKISSMIAEMDFKQRSGLPCIGTERADMVVAGCAILEAILDIWPAEVLGIADRGIREGILRSLMARDGYQL